A single region of the Homo sapiens chromosome 6 genomic scaffold, GRCh38.p14 alternate locus group ALT_REF_LOCI_1 HSCHR6_MHC_APD_CTG1 genome encodes:
- the SAPCD1 gene encoding suppressor APC domain-containing protein 1 yields the protein MGSQGSGGVPLVQAPYTVLLLPLGTSRQDPGAQSFFLWLRRMQALEREQDALWQGLELLQHGQAWFEDHLREAQRQQLHLGALGENFLTDLHSEPGRPPLAQIQKVNICLQNLIHEKFSPSPLNKASSCTTQDSKERRREQNLWQQQELSRQQKGVTQPKEEMAQRGCTKGPRGPTRV from the exons ATGGGGAGCCAGGGCTCTGGCGGGGTGCCCTTGGTGCAGGCTCCCTACACAGTCCTGCTGCTGCCGCTGGGGACAAGCCGCCAAGACCCAGGGGCCCAGAGCTTCTTCCTTTGG CTACGCAGGATGCAGGCTCTGGAGAGAGAACAGGATGCCCTGTGGCAGGGTCTGGAGCTGCTACAGCATGGCCAGGCCTGGTTTGAAGACCATCTGAGGGAGGCACAGCGACAGCAGCTGCATCTAGGGGCCCTTGGTGAG AATTTTCTAACAGATTTACACTCAGAGCCTGGTCGCCCCCCGTTAGCCCAGATTCAAAAGGTGAACATCTGTTTGCAGAATCTGATTCATGAGAAG TTCTCCCCAAGTCCACTGAACAAGGCTAGTTCCTGCACCACCCAGGATTCAAAGGAAAGACGAAGGGAGCAGAACTTGTGGCAGCAACAG GAGTTGTCAAGGCAGCAGAAAGGAGTCACCCAGCCAAAGGAGGAGATGGCTCAGCGGGGCTGCACCAAGGGGCCAAGAGGCCCTACCCGTGTCTAA